The following coding sequences are from one Xiphophorus couchianus chromosome 7, X_couchianus-1.0, whole genome shotgun sequence window:
- the LOC114147676 gene encoding putative gustatory receptor clone PTE03, translating into MINATMLGSFTSLGFKDSSAKYRLTLFALTLLCYIVIIFVNVALILTIILEEKLHKPMYIFLCNLCFNSLYGTAAFHPKFLFDLLSNTHVISYAGCLLQVFFIYSYATTDFSILAVMSYDRYLAICRPLEYHSIMTKQRVTFLVCFSRLVPMICQSVVVIMSSKLILCGFQIEKLYCENWSFIKLSCYSTTLNNIVGFFVIILYCGHALFILCSYFQLVTFALRYPERRRKFLQTCMPHLICLINVTATLLFDVMYARYGSESVPQSLKNFMAIQFLIIPPMLNPIIYGLNLTQVRNSFFRLCRYKKQVEGLG; encoded by the coding sequence ATGATCAATGCAACCATGTTGGGTTCATTCACCTCGTTGGGATTTAAGGACAGTTCAGCAAAATACCGCCTGACCCTTTTTGCTCTGACCCTGCTGTGTTACATTGTGATTATATTTGTGAATGTGGCTCTTATTCTTACTATCATACTAGAGGAAAAGCTTCACAAGCCCATGTACATCTTCCTGTGTAATCTGTGTTTTAACAGTCTTTATGGGACGGCGGCTTTTCACCCTAAATTTCTCTTCGATCTGTTGTCCAACACTCACGTCATTTCTTACGCTGGTTGCCTCCTGCAGGTTTTTTTCATCTACTCCTATGCAACAACAGACTTCTCCATTCTCGCTGTGATGTCTTACGATCGGTATTTGGCCATCTGCCGCCCTCTGGAGTATCACTCCATCATGACCAAACAACGGGTCACTTTCTTGGTGTGTTTCTCCAGGCTGGTGCCAATGATCTGCCAGTCTGTCGTCGTGATCATGAGCTCCAAGCTGATTTTATGTGGCTTCCAGATAGAGAAACTATACTGTGAGAACTGGTCCTTTATTAAACTTTCATGTTATTCGACAACGTTAAATAATATAGTTGGattttttgtcataattctGTATTGTGGCCACGCTCTCTTCATTTTATGCTCTTACTTTCAGTTGGTCACGTTTGCTTTAAGGTATCCAGAACGCAGGAGGAAGTTCCTGCAGACATGCATGCCGCATCTAATATGTCTGATTAATGTCACCGCCACGCTtcttttcgacgtcatgtacGCTCGATACGGATCGGAATCGGTGCCGCAGAGTCTGAAGAACTTCATGGCGATCCAGTTTCTGATCATCCCTCCGATGCTTAACCCGATCATCTATGGTTTGAATTTAACTCAAGTTCGCAACAGTTTCTTCAGATTGTGCAGGTACAAAAAGCAGGTGGAGGGGTTAGGATGA
- the LOC114147674 gene encoding olfactory receptor 52J3-like: MNHSSVVVLFSLSGFNATTSYTVALFSLTLLCYCLILLVNVALILTIIFHQNLHEPMYFIVCNLCINALYGTTGFYPKFMYDLLSGAYVITYAGCFLQIYVVYSYAMVDYSVLALMAYDRYVAICRPLTYHSVMTRQRTVALVCLCWMVPLWCELLVVGLTSVLKLCGSHIDKLYCENWSVVKLSCGSTKVNDVVGLIVIAFYLVHVLYIGCSYVQLVKSALSSKEGRGKFIQTCVPHLMCLFNVSTALLFDLMYSRYGSTSVPQGLRNFMAVQFLIIPPVVNPVIYGLILTKIRRRMMLLCTLIYQRFKLKGIV, from the coding sequence ATGAATCACTCGTCTGTTGTAGTTCTTTTTTCACTCTCAGGTTTCAATGCAACAACCAGCTATACAGTCGCATTATTCTCTCTTACTCTACTATgttattgtcttattttactGGTAAATGTTGCTCTCATTTTAACTATAATCTTCCATCAGAACCTGCATGAACCCATGTACTTTATTGTGTGCAACCTGTGTATTAATGCGCTTTATGGGACTACAGGCTTTTACCCTAAGTTTATGTATGACCTGTTATCTGGAGCTTATGTCATAACGTACGCAGGATGCTTCCTACAAATATATGTTGTTTATTCTTATGCAATGGTTGACTACTCAGTTTTGGCACTGATGGCTTATGACAGATACGTGGCTATTTGCAGACCGCTGACCTACCACTCTGTGATGACTCGGCAGAGGACTGTTGctttagtttgtttgtgttggatGGTTCCTCTGTGGTGTGAGCTGCTGGTCGTCGGCCTCACATCAGTGCTCAAGCTGTGCGGTTCCCACATCGACAAGCTTTACTGCGAGAACTGGTCCGTTGTTAAACTTTCTTGTGGTTCGACAAAAGTAAACGACGTAGTTGGACTCATTGTTATTGCGTTTTATTTGGTTCATGTTCTCTACATCGGCTGCTCATACGTCCAGCTTGTAAAGTCGGCCCTGAGCTCCAAAGAGGGCAGAGGAAAGTTTATCCAGACCTGCGTGCCACATCTCATGTGTCTGTTCAACGTCAGCACTGCTTTGCTCTTTGACCTCATGTACTCCAGGTACGGATCGACATCTGTGCCGCAGGGTTTAAGAAACTTCATGGCCGTGCAATTTCTCATAATTCCACCAGTTGTGAACCCAGTTATTTATGGGCTGATCCTCACAAAAATTAGGAGGAGGATGATGCTTTTGTGTACTTTGATATACCAACGATTCAAACTAAAAGGGATTGTCTGA
- the LOC114148725 gene encoding olfactory receptor 6N2-like → MENISLPFYFNLTMFVNIGHYRFAAFTFCLLLYSFIICANLLMILVISHCTALHQPMYLFIALLSVNSLYGSAGFFPRFLMDLLSDVHLISQLACFTQIYVIYTYGSNELTILSIMAYDRYVAVCHPLHYHRKMTSRAVVLLSVLAWIFPALNLTAGILMSSRLPLCGNEIQKVFCANWNVVKLSCVNTALYNVLGMLLTITTVFLPLFYVLYTYLRILVVCWKKSTEFNGKALHSCLPHIVSFMIYSVAGFCDIALSRYNLEDINPFVAVILSFEFVVIPPVLNPLLYGLKLPDIRRHILGLFFHKR, encoded by the coding sequence ATGGAAAACATCTCCTTGCCGTTTTACTTCAACCTCACCATGTTTGTGAACATTGGACATTACCGCTTTGCAGCTTTCACCTTCTGCTTGCTCCTCTACAGCTTCATCATCTGCGCCAATCTGCTGATGATCCTGGTGATTTCCCACTGCACCGCGTTGCATCAACCCATGTATTTATTCATCGCCTTGTTATCAGTCAACTCTCTGTACGGTTCTGCTGGATTCTTCCCCAGGTTTCTCATGGACCTGCTCTCTGATGTCCATTTGATTTCTCAACTGGCTTGTTTTACTCAGATTTATGTTATCTACACGTACGGCTCAAATGAACTGACCATCCTGAGCATCATGGCGTATGATAGATACGTGGCCGTGTGTCATCCTTTACATTATCACAGAAAGATGACGTCTAGAGCTGTTGTTCTGCTGTCGGTTCTGGCCTGGATCTTTCCAGCTCTGAATCTTACGGCAGGAATACTGATGTCTTCCCGCCTTCCTCTGTGTGGTAATGAGATCCAGAAGGTGTTTTGTGCCAACTGGAATGTGGTGAAATTATCATGTGTCAACACTGCTCTCTATAATGTTCTAGGAATGCTTCTGACCATCACTACAGTCTTTCTCCCACTCTTTTATGTGCTTTACACCTATTTACGGATCCTAGTTGTATGCTGGAAAAAATCGACAGAGTTCAATGGTAAAGCGTTGCACAGTTGCCTACCACATATAGtttcttttatgatttattCTGTCGCTGGATTTTGCGATATCGCCTTGAGTCGATATAACCTGGAGGACATAAATCCAtttgttgctgttattttatCCTTTGAGTTTGTCGTCATCCCTCCAGTTCTGAATCCTCTTTTGTACGGCCTCAAGCTGCCAGATATCAGGAGGCAcattttaggtttatttttccataaaagATGA
- the LOC114147558 gene encoding olfactory receptor 4Q2-like: protein MMDNVSVISMFTLSGFSGTFSHRVTLFLLTLLCYCVIWLVNLTIVVTIIMDKNLHEPMYIFLCNLCINGLYGTAGFYPKFLHDLLSTTYLISVPGCFLQGFMIHSSACADLFLLTLMAYDRYVAICRPLVYHSVMNTKRVGVYVFFAWITPFYFIFISSVTTVTSRFCGSHIPKIYCINFLISKLACSASIAQVVVPAFNYTFYFGHAVFIIWTYFFLVRSCQSSKENRHKFMQTCLPHLFTLIIVVVSLMFDLLYMRFGSQEFSENVKNLMSMEILVIPPVINPLIYGFRLTQLRKRVSHVISCQGSEFR from the coding sequence ATGATGGATAATGTTTCAGTGATTTCCATGTTTACTCTTTCAGGGTTCAGTGGCACATTCAGCCACAGAGTCACTCTCTTTCTGCTCACCTTGCTGTGTTACTGTGTGATTTGGTTGGTGAATCTGACAATCGTTGTGACAATTATCATGGATAAAAACCTCCATGAACCAATGTACATCTTCCTCTGTAATCTGTGCATCAATGGACTTTATGGGACTGCAGGATTTTATCCTAAATTTCTCCATGACCTCCTGTCCACCacatatttaatttctgttccTGGATGTTTTCTGCAGGGTTTTATGATTCACTCCTCAGCCTGTGCTGACTTATTTCTGCTCACTCTAATGGCTTATGACAGATATGTGGCTATATGTCGTCCTCTAGTGTACCACTCTGTGATGAATACAAAAAGGGTtggtgtttatgtattttttgcttGGATTACTCCATTTTACTTCATCTTTATTAGCTCAGTAACAACAGTAACATCAAGGTTTTGTGGATCCCACATACCAAAGATCTACTGCATCAACTTTTTGATTTCTAAGCTGGCTTGTTCTGCCTCAATAGCTCAGGTTGTTGTTCCTGCTTTTAATTACACGTTTTATTTTGGCCATGCGGTTTTCATTATTtggacttatttttttctggtcagATCCTGCCAATCATCCAAAGAGAACAGACATAAATTCATGCAGACGTGTTTGCCACATTTATTCACTTTGATAATTGTTGTTGTATCGTTGATGTTTGATTTGTTGTACATGAGATTTGGCTCACAGGAGTTTtcggaaaatgtgaaaaatttaatGTCAATGGAAATTCTTGTCATTCCACCAGTGATAAATCCCCTGATCTACGGTTTCAGACTGACTCAGTTAAGGAAAAGAGTTTCACATGTTATATCCTGCCAAGGTTCAGAGTTTAGATAA
- the LOC114147559 gene encoding olfactory receptor 5F1-like, with translation MMDNVSVISMFTLSGFSGTFSHRVTLFLLTLLCYCVIWLVNLTIVVTIIMDKNLHEPMYIFLCNLCINGLYGTAGFYPKFLHDLLSTRHLISVPGCFLQGFMIHSSVCAELSLLALMAYDRYVAICRPLVYHSIMNTKRVGVYVFLAWITPFYLIFISSVTTVTSRFCGSHIPKIYCINFLITKLACSASIAHAVVPAVNYSFYVGLALFIIWTYFFLVRSCQSSKENRHKFMQTCLPHLFTLIIVVVSLMFDLLYMRFGSQEFSENVKNFISMEILVIPPVINPLIYGFRLTQLRKRVSHVISCRGSEFR, from the coding sequence ATGATGGATAATGTTTCAGTGATTTCCATGTTTACTCTTTCAGGGTTCAGTGGCACATTCAGCCACAGAGTCACTCTCTTTCTGCTCACCTTGCTGTGTTACTGTGTGATTTGGTTGGTGAATCTGACAATCGTTGTGACAATTATCATGGATAAAAACCTCCATGAACCAATGTACATCTTCCTCTGTAATCTGTGCATCAATGGACTTTATGGGACTGCAGGATTTTATCCTAAATTTCTCCATGACCTCCTGTCCACCAGGCATTTAATTTCTGTTCCTGGATGTTTTCTGCAGGGTTTTATGATTCACTCCTCTGTCTGTGCTGAATTATCTCTGCTCGCTCTAATGGCTTATGACAGATACGTGGCTATATGTCGTCCTCTAGTGTACCACTCAATAATGAATACAAAAAGGGTTGgtgtttatgtatttcttgCTTGGATTACTCCATTTTACCTCATCTTTATTAGCTCAGTAACAACAGTAACATCAAGGTTTTGTGGATCCCACATACCAAAGATCTACTGCATCAACTTTTTGATTACTAAGCTGGCTTGTTCTGCCTCAATAGCTCATGCTGTTGTTCCTGCTGTTAATTACTCGTTTTATGTTGGCCTAGCACTTTTCATTATTtggacttatttttttctggtcagATCCTGCCAATCATCCAAAGAGAACAGACATAAATTCATGCAGACGTGTTTGCCACATTTATTCACTTTGATAATTGTTGTTGTATCGTTGATGTTTGATTTGTTGTACATGAGATTTGGCTCACAGGAGTTTtcggaaaatgtgaaaaatttcatCTCAATGGAGATTCTTGTCATTCCACCAGTGATAAATCCCCTGATCTACGGTTTCAGACTGACTCAGTTAAGGAAAAGAGTTTCACATGTTATATCCTGCCGAGGTTCAGAGTTTAGATAA
- the LOC114148699 gene encoding olfactory receptor 1509-like, with translation MMDNVSVISMFTLSGFSGTFSHRVTLFLLTLLCYCVIWLVNLTIVVTIIMDKNLHEPMYIFLCNLCINGLYGTAGFYPKFLHDLLSTRHLISVPGCFLQGFMIHSSVCAELSLLALMAYDRYVAICRPLVYHSVMNTKRVVVYVFFAWITPFFLMFISTGTTVTSRFCGSHIPKIYCINLLISKLACSASIAQVVFPAFNYTFYVGHAVFIVWTYFFLIKSCKASKENRSKFMQTCLPHLLTLMNFVGSVLFDLLYVRFGSKDLSENVQNFMAMEFLVIPPIINPLIYGLRLTQLRKRIAHFLCCTGSVCRLKA, from the coding sequence ATGATGGATAATGTTTCAGTGATTTCCATGTTTACTCTTTCAGGGTTCAGTGGCACATTCAGCCACAGAGTCACTCTCTTTCTGCTCACCTTGCTGTGTTACTGTGTGATTTGGTTGGTGAATCTGACAATCGTTGTGACAATTATCATGGATAAAAACCTCCATGAACCAATGTACATCTTCCTCTGTAATCTGTGCATCAATGGACTTTATGGGACTGCAGGATTTTATCCTAAATTTCTCCATGACCTCCTGTCCACCAGGCATTTAATTTCTGTTCCTGGATGTTTTCTGCAGGGTTTTATGATTCACTCCTCTGTCTGTGCTGAATTATCTCTGCTCGCTCTAATGGCTTATGACAGATACGTGGCTATATGTCGTCCTCTGGTGTACCACTCTGTGATGAATACAAAAAGGGTcgttgtttatgtattttttgcttGGATTACTCcattttttctcatgtttatcAGCACAGGCACAACAGTAACATCAAGGTTCTGTGGATCCCACATACCAAAGATCTACTGCATCAACTTGTTGATTTCTAAACTGGCTTGTTCTGCCTCAATAGCTCAGGTTGTCTTTCCAGCTTTTAATTACACGTTTTATGTTGGCCATGCAGTTTTCATTGTTTggacttatttttttctcatcaaatCCTGCAAAGCGTCTAAAGAGAACAGAAGTAAATTCATGCAGACGTGTTTGCCACATCTGCTCACTTTGATGAATTTTGTTGGATCGGTGTTATTTGATTTGCTGTACGTGCGATTTGGCTCAAAGGACTTGTCAGAAAACGTGCAGAATTTCATGGCGATGGAGTTTCTTGTCATTCCGCCGATTATCAACCCCCTGATCTACGGGTTGAGACTGACACAGTTACGAAAACGAATTGCACATTTCTTATGCTGCACAGGTTCAGTGTGTAGATTAAAGGCATGA
- the LOC114148189 gene encoding olfactory receptor 142-like — protein MDNVSVVRTLTLTGINETMDYRTTIFSLTLMYYCMILFLNISLIVIIVLDENLHEPMYVLLCCVCINAVYGTTGFYPKFLLDLLSFAQEISYEWCLFQAFVMYSFACGELSILAVMAYDRYLAICRPLHYHSLMTKRRLSQLVSFSWLTPFCIYSVSILLTSRLELCRLKIKRLFCMNWIIVQLACPHSDTLSNNVVSYATMFLYVSHGFFIIWTYMHLVKVCATSKDDRVKFMQTCVPHLVSLITFLTVIVFDLMYMRYGSADMPQSLQNFIAIEFLLIPPMMNPLIYGFKLTKIRNRILSLVYLRAQ, from the coding sequence ATGGATAATGTTTCTGTTGTAAGAACCTTAACTCTCACAGGAATAAATGAGACTATGGACTACAGAACTACAATATTCTCACTCACTTTGATGTATTACTGTATGATTTTATTCCTAAATATCTCCCTCATTGTTATTATTGTCTTGGATGAAAACTTGCATGAGCCCATGTATGTCTTACTGTGCTGCGTTTGCATTAACGCGGTTTACGGCACCACCGGTTTCTACCCCAAGTTCCTGTTAGACCTGCTGTCGTTTGCTCAGGAGATTTCCTATGAGTGGTGTCTCTTCCAGGCCTTCGTCATGTACTCGTTCGCCTGCGGTGAGCTGTCCATCCTGGCCGTCATGGCGTACGACAGGTACCTGGCTATCTGCCGGCCGCTGCACTACCACTCGTTGATGACGAAGAGAAGGCTCTCCCAGCTGGTGAGTTTCTCCTGGCTGACGCCGTTCTGCATCTACTCCGTCAGTATTCTGCTCACTTCCAGGCTGGAGCTGTGCAGGCTGAAGATTAAGAGGCTGTTCTGCATGAACTGGATCATCGTTCAGCTCGCCTGCCCCCACAGCGACACTCTCTCCAATAACGTCGTTTCGTACGCGACGATGTTCCTCTACGTGTCTCACGGCTTTTTCATCATTTGGACTTACATGCACCTCGTCAAAGTGTGTGCAACCTCCAAGGATGACAGGGTGAAGTTCATGCAGACGTGCGTGCCTCATCTGGTCTCTTTGATCACTTTCCTGACGGTGATCGTGTTCGATCTGATGTACATGCGCTATGGCTCGGCGGATATGCCCCAAAGCCTGCAGAACTTCATCGCCATAGAGTTCCTCCTCATTCCCCCGATGATGAACCCGCTGATTTACGGATTTAAGTTGACCAAAATACGAAACAGAATCCTGAGTTTGGTTTATCTTAGAGCCCAATGA